The following nucleotide sequence is from Thunnus albacares chromosome 15, fThuAlb1.1, whole genome shotgun sequence.
TCAGGTGgccattggtttccattaaTTTACATTCAGAgagattttacatttacatacagtatgaaaatcaattaCCAGAACACAAAAATGTAAGTTAACTTTGATGGATTAAACATCTCAAGCAAGATTCAAGAGTCTGCCAAAGATTTTCAAACTGTACAGAGGTTAGTGAAACCCAATGGCTGCCTGGATGTTAGGAAAAATGCATATTACAGTATGGTTTGCAAAACAATTAGTAATATGTgaaatattcataatttatGTAGTAAAGGGAGTAAAACACAGGAAATTACTGGTGTAGTTCTATAGATTCACAAATTATCTGGCAAATCAAGCGGTTCTTCAAACAACAAGcacaaaatagtttaatttgaagctaaaataatgttgttttttatccTGATTACTGATTTGATTGCAGGATCTGATGGGCCAGCTTCACCAGGAAGTGACAGCAGAATATGTGAAGAGGCTCCTGAGAGGGGAAGTCAAACTGAAGGACAAGGAGCGTCAGGAGAAGGCCTACATGACTGTGAAAGACAACGCGGAGAGTTTGCACAATTTATTCGTGAAAATGGTGAGACTCAAGCACAAAATCTAAAAGTTTTAGATTttaacaaaacattattttttattgcagcATGTTATGTTCAACATCAGAAATTCCAAGGAAAAAATACATCACTGAACTAAGTGTTAACGAGTTCCTGGGAAAATccactttaaaaacaattaacaataaagaaaatccTCCCTAAAACACGTGGCTTGTATATCACTGTTGAAGTAAACTTGAAGACTAAACTTAATTACTTCACAGGGATCAAAGGAGGACTGGTTGAAGGAAATCCTGAGCAAGATTGCAGAAGTGCTGAAACTCCAAGACCTCCCTGCCATACAGTTACAAGTAGTATCACTGGGAACTGATTATCCTGACCTCAGGTAAGCATTACAGTCTACTTGTTggattcattttattattattattagcaaaAGCAAATGTGCACTGTCCTTATTTAGCTGTGATTGACCTAATAAAGACAGAATCATTAAACATGGTTTACCTGACATTAGGGTGAACAttaacaaacatattttcagtAAGAGCTGacaggaagcaggaagtgaaTTGAGCTAAAACTTCTCACGAGTGCAGATGTTTCCTGGCAGCGGGATGATGTTGATGACAGATGACAAGTGCTGCTGTTAAATGAAAGCTTGTTACGACAGTCTGTAGATGTAGTCAGTAATGTTCCCAGTGAGAGTCAACAGTTTACAGATGATGAGGTTTACTTCCAAATTTTTCCAAattgtgacagtaaactgtctTGTCTTTAGCCAGGTTGGCTGTTTCCccatgtttacagtctgtttgCTAAACCAAGATAACTGTCTACTGGCTATAGTTTCATATTTAGCATGAAGACATGAGAatagtatcaatcttctcatctaactatCAGCAAGTATTTGCAGGAGTAGGAATATGTTGTGTACTTCCACACCATAATCTACTTTATTGTTATAGTAATCTTCTAATAATTAGATTAATGTTGTCCTGGATTAAAATAGTTCATTTCTAATGTTTCTATTCTTTCATCCACAGTGAAAAACACGTTTCGGCTCTGCTCAAGCTCAAGACTAACCTCACCAAAGCCGACAGGAGAACCGTCAAAGTAATTCTGTCAGACGCTTTGAAAGAAACCAACGTTGTCAATGCTCGCCCTTTTTTCTCCAGAGTTCTGGTGAAATGAAACGTTCACTCCAGCGATACGTTCTCCTCAGCTGGGAACAAAGCGCCCTGTGACCGAGTTGTGCACTTGAGTCCGTCGACAGTTTAGGTTAGCACCTGATAGCACAGTCGTCGACAGGCTTCTGTGAGAAGCAAGAAGAGGTTTTTGAATGACAACTGACGCCATGTCAGCCCAGTGTATAGGAGGAGGATCCCATCACCTCCTGACACAGGCGTTGCTGGTGCCAGCCAATCAGGCCAATCAGTGTAATTCATGAATTTAAGTACAAAAAGAAAcaagtaacaacaacaacaacaacaacaaatcaccaaagaaaaatacagcatataacacttaaaaaatacacatatgcaTTGTGATGAGAGGATAAATCAGGATAAACCTGCAGTGACAGAAGCCCTGAAATAcagcatgtgtttttctttttacataaaatgtaaaagaattCTTTGAGAAAAATTTTGGCAAGcaagatttaaaaagaaaatttagTTTACCTCTCCTGAAATGACAAATTTTACTGTTAAGTccttaaaaactgaaaaacctCCTGAAGCATCATGTCATATTTCCCTCAACCATAAAGACTTAAAAAAGAACTTAATTGTTTAGAAATGTACATAAAACTTTAACAACATATAAAACCAACGTATATGACGTTTGTGTTGATCTTTAAGCTATAGGGACAAAAACACCTATCACCTATCCATGCATAGCTTAGCTTCGTAGCAATTCCACTGCGTTGTGATGAAAAGATAAATCAGGAGATCGGAAGATAAAATTGCAGTGACAGAAGCACTGAAATAcagcatgtgtttttctttttacataaaatgtaaaaggaaACTTTGAAAAAAATTTTGGCAagcaagatttaaaaaagaaaatctagtTTACCTTTCCTGAAATGACAACAACACTTAAAAGGAAATCAGTGACACTTAGGCTAACTCATTGGCAGCCTCCTGTGCACAATCCTAATCACAGTTGTGTCAAAGTTCATAAAAAACCTCTGTCCACCCCGTCTGCTTCTCTTTTATCTACATTTCTGTCAAAAGATCAGATTGAGGAACTGAAATCAGTAAATAACAGACTTGGTTTTAATGGAATTCATGTGATCAGAAAAGTTCATGAATAGTCCAGAagcctgtactacgaagcaggatttggggttagcgagttaacttcaggtttaactttCAGTTTTCAGGTTTTCGACGGTGGTTCACGTCTTAACGGGGTACATCGCCATTCATTGACATTTAGGCTAACTCATTAGCAGCCTCTTGTGCACAATCCTAATCACAGTTGTGTCAAAGCTTATTAAATAAACCTCTGTCCACCATGTCTGCTTCTCTTTTATCTACATGTCTGTCAAAAGATCAGATTTAGGAACTGAAACCAGTAAATAACAGACTTGGTTTTAACAGAATTCACGTGATCAGAAAAGTTCAAGAATAGtccagaggcctgtactacgaagcaggatTTAGGGTTAGCGAgttaacttcaggtttaactctgTGTTTTCAATCCTAGAACGGTGGTTCACTTCTTAACAGGGTACATCACCATGCTAACAGCTAACCTGTTCcagagcaggttaacttcagaggatcgGATTACAACCTGTCAATGCCCTGaacactgaccaatcagattcaCTGGGaaaaaagagtcatcattcctacaggatcctaacatggacaaaagtcctgaattacaataaagtgacaatatatatattttataggtcagtggaaacattttattgttccaggctttctgtttccactctggttttaaaacagagcttctaacaaacagagagatcgtttacgacactaaacacataatgatgattttagctgcattttaattgtttaagttgATTTTATCCCcagagtgacagctgacagtttggatgattttacactctgactCCATCAcagcagctcagaataacatgagacaactgtgggataataactggaaataaaaaccaaagattgtcttttattagaaaaataatccacacactgttaattggctcccatgattataaatgcaacatttgggtcagatgAACcccatcagtcattaactacttttacactctttgcttcggtagcagaaacagtctttACTTTTCATTACTTTTAAGGTTGTTtaatgtgacatattcagaatgttttcttcattatccaactaaatagcaaaaaatactccACTAAGcccaaatcctgcttcataGTACAGGTCTCTGGGCTAGTGCAACAAAGTCTTCTttaggaccttcttcctgtgttcaCGTTCTTGCTGCCGCCCCAGACACACCTGACCAATGAGCAGAGAGAATGATCTCACCTGGCTTTTAATGCGTTTTCTCTTTGTGAGAAGCAACTGAACAAGGTTTAcaaactcatccactgattcaggccaaagcaaacaaactataggtttgaaaacaccataatagaaagcaaataagcgtacTTTCCAAtttgttgaactattcctttaagtcaCAGAAAGTGAAATGTTTCAGATCATGATCAGATCAGATGTATTTTGGTCATTTCATGCAGCAAAATCTGATTATTGTATCTATTTGAGTGATCTTGGAAGTCAGCTGTGCGTATGTGAGGTGCTAAAAATCACACTGATAATTTATAAAGTAGCAAGGTGTCTGAGAAACTGTTGTGATAAAAGTTGTGGTCAGAgcagaggaaataaatttgAACTTAAACTGGTGTTAGACTTCTCTTTTTTCTGAGGAAGTGAAAATCTTTTCCCAGATGTATTTGTAGTACTTGAGCGTAGTTTGTGGTGTGAACTGTATTCATCTTTTTTAGATGCTTTGAAAATCAAAGTTCATATATGTGATTAGAAGTTAGACTTTGTTTTATGGAGGGTAACAAACAACCAAATTTGTTTTCTGGTTTGAAATTAATCtgatttgaaaaactgaaattatttatGTCCTCATTAAATATGCAGAGATAAAGTTGTAATCATCGTAAGATTTCGCCTCTATAATAACACCTCACCCACAGTGAGTTTGATCAGTGTCAGAAACTGGGCGACATTTTAAATTGAACATTCACACATAtgtgtcattttgaaagagctgatgcattcattttcacattataaATGTAAGTTCCAAGAGGAAATGTGGATACGTGATATAGCAGAGTTTCTCAGAGCATGACTTAACCAACATCCTGACATCAGATGGTATTTTGCAAGTTATTCTCAGTTCAGTGTTCAGCCGACCTGCTGCAGAGACGGACGAGCTTTTCACACCTGTGAGTCTTCCTGCCTTCAGGAGCGATGAGTTTCAGAGCAAAAGGTAAGAAAAACTGTTTACAACACAACAATAATCAGGTTATTAAAGTGATAAACAGGTTGTATGGAGGTTACATGTACTAACCACAAAACACAGTCAGTGATGATGAGCATGGCTGATTTTACTGGAACTAACTGACAAACATACGATATTAGAACcatacacactgaaaaatgtcattACCACATAGGACCATTATAACTTTAGTTataattctattttctttttactttactcCCATAGTACACATATGATGTATATTTAGCAGCTGCTGCACCATTATCAGGCATTGCGGCACACCTCTGCAGGTTTGCGTGGAGGTGCGGggtgggcatgtttatttgagaaccaccatgaaacaatcaggaaatgacaaaaaggaaagaaaaggaaaggaagtcaatttcttttaatgaaaaatgtagtctccttgaagcttatgacaaactgacaaaaatgagccaacgagatgcagcagtgaaacaagcgtttgaaacagctgttccgtattttgaaacagtcaataaaattaagtaaataGTGAAACTGTCCGTTTCATTACttcatattcatgtaataaatataaaattgttAATTAAATGGTAATTgtatgagaaattaagaaaaagaaaaaaaatcggttataataatcatctgcttatagtgatcaatttgacctggTTAGAAGTGATCTCTGTAAGCAGTTTCCAATGTAGCTGAGTTTAGTAAcaacattataattattatcctatgttttctaaaaaataccgtatattgtattatatactGGCCTAGTACAAAATATGCACTGTAGAATCAGCATAATGTCTGATCCGACTGTGAGATTGGGGTGAGTAACACTGCTGGAGGAGTTAGACAAAAACACTATACAACAGATATTTGTCTGCCTGTCTGGACTGGTTGATAGAGTGTTTACTCTTATAAAAGTTTCCTCCCGTGCTTTGTTAAATGTGATATGCAGGGAAAGGCTGACACTTTAGTACTTTCTTGTTATATGAATCATCAACAGGCTTTTTTAGTTATTGATCAATGAAGCTGAAAGGTGAATTTTGTCACTGAAAAGTAATATTCTTATTAACTGTCATTTCCATGGTCTGTTTTTTCATAAGAAAAATCATGATGATGTGGAACAACTGGATGCTAGATGATGCTTTGTGTTACGATTTAATCAGATTGAATCAATGTATTTATCTTATTAATTTTTGATAGAAACAGTACAGTTTTATTACAGATTCCtcttttaatatgttttcattccacttttttgctcaaaaaactaaaatgtgtttgttagGATTTGATTTTGAATAACATAGCACACGTAACAACTTATGTTAGTAGCAGTTAGTGAATTGTTTACTTAAATTTGAATCTCtctttttattcaaaatatgagaaaatacCATTATAGTCATTTAAAGGACCattgtgtaagatttagtggcaacTAGTGAATGGACTTGACAggaatggaatataatattcataagtgtgttttaattagtgtataatcacctgaaaataagaataatcgTGTTTTCGTTaacttagaatgagccctttatatctacgtaaggagcgggtcctcttccacagaacCCGCCATGTTGTTgtaccgccatgtttctacagttgcCCAGAACAGAGAAACCAAACACTGgatctagagagggcctttcccGTTTTTCGCGGCCATTGTAGGTTCTgctacacacttggaaggggagggggaggggtattcagttggttacaatctgcaacctcactgctagatgccactaaatcctacacactggtccttaaaaaatgcaaaaactgtattcacaattttaaaaatagctaactaaaacattaaaaaacaggaaagcaAGTGTAttacacaaaattaaaacaaaaactagcttaaagcagtgagagtaattacaaaacaCATGTGAGACGTGCGTACGCCATGGGCTCCACCATAGCCTACTcctaatgctaatgttgcaactgtaaaatggtggataaattgttttgggCAACACCTGCAGAATTACTAATTTCACAATcaaaatttgatccatttggtctgataacatttggaaagtctagcTGAGCTGCACACATAAGGTGTTAACAGAGagctaaccagaagttagcTGCTCGGCCGGCAGAAGTCTCTGGTGCGCATGTTctatttttaagcttttcactTAGctattcttctttttctttctttttttattagcaACATTTGGTGGTATTTTTTCTCCACAGGAGAGGAACCAAGCAGCAGACCTGCAAGAGGAAGGTGGTTGAGGATAGAGTTCCAAAAGTTATTTAGAGGCAACAGAGCTCAAGCTGGTCCAAACACCATCTCTGTAACTGATGGACACCTCTCACCTGGCGGTAAGGAACCCCAAAATGGTCAGTTAATGGAGCTAACATCAGATACATCCAGCCATTAGCCAGTTGTTAGCCAACCATTAACTGTTAATGTTTGAATAGGACTGCACTgcagaaaacaggaagaaacagaaatattttaggAACAGAGATGAAGTTAATGGTTGAATTCATGTCTTCAAGGCCACAAACactatatatttacacatactGAAAAGCATGTGCAAAAGTATATGAAAAgtaggcactaaaagtaaactgaggatgctttcaaaaataatgccatgaatagtttttatttatcaattaacttagCTTTGcgtttaaaacagcagcagtacacctgcacacagtttttcaggtactcGGCAGGCCAGTTGTTCAGTTGTTCCTCAGCTTGGATACTGACGGGACCGTCCTCACGCTCTGTCCAGTGAGGGGAGAACCTTCCAGTTGGTGGCGAAAAAAGGATTTGCATGGGGTTAAGTCCTTTAGCAAGCTCTCACACAGAGAAAGCAACGCTTCCTCCTGCACATTTACAATGGAATGGCGGTGTTCGTGCAGCTGCTTCTTAAAGCCACAGTGATATCACGGCTGCGTTGCCAGGACTCCCGGTGGTGTTGATGTGTCTCTGCCAATCAGAGACGAAACTGTAATGCGTCCCACAGAGTTCACACCAAGGTGCGAACTGAGCAAAACATGCTGGGAGATGGAGTCCATTTTGGACCCTTTGTTTGACTGGGTGCCATTCTTTGTTATCAGGCTTTGTGACTGAATGCAGGCCTGTctttgtctcatgcacatgGAGTATGAGGTCCAATAGAAAGTGATTCCAGGAAGTTTAGATGCCACATTTTATTGTAAACACCATCTCCAACAGCTCAAAACAAGGTCTGCTCTTTGCTTTTCTCCCTCAGTGATACCCACATTTGAAGAACTCCTTGAGGCAAACCATTTGTTTGAGGCCAGCCAGCTgctgatagagagagaggagcatCTGTTTGGGGAGATAACAGAAGCAGAGGCACTTGAACATCAGGAGGAAGAAGTAGACAGGCTTGATGCAGACCGCAGAGCCCTGAAGGACCTCGTAGTGCAGATTCTGAAACAGTCTCTCAGCACAGAAGTCAACGCTGAGGCTCTAACGTCTGCTGTGAATGCCGTCtgccaggaggaggagcaggaccAGCAGTGGAAGCAGAGGGATGGGACACCGCCAGCCTGGAGGCCCAGCGGCTGGAAGAAGCTCCACGACTCAACGCTCTGCAGCTTGGTGGAGGAGCGCATGGACAACACCTCCTCCAGCCCTGCAGACCAGGTGGAGAAGTCTCTCCACATCCGCAGCATGGGCAGGCAGCTGAAGCAGGACCTGCTgtgggtggtggaggtggtAAAAAGCTGCTACCCACTGGAGCTGAACATCTGTAATTCCTATGCCAGGTGGTACCACCAAACCTTCAGTGCCAGACTCAAAAAGATTGCAGAGTTTGGCCTAGATGATAAGGACTGCACTTCCCTCCTGCTCTGGGTGAACGAGTATTATCCAGAGTGAGTCATTAATTCAatttatcttattattataaaacaataacatggTTCAAAATCAACATTTGGTGAAGAATCTTATATTTCTGAACCCATTCTATTCTATATtggtgtatttttattctggcgGTGGCAGTGCCCAAACATGATAATGTCTGTCCATGTGTTGGTCCATCAGTCCATCCTCTGTCCAACGTATCAGACCAAGATTTCTCAACAACTACTTTCCATTTTCCAGCATTCTCCAGCTTTATATTTGCACTCCACTACTttgattcaagattcaagatccttttattgtcattcagcaaaacatcagtgatgcaaagtAGAACGAAACTACGAGCATGataccattaaaaacacattaaaaactgaataataaataatttctggACATTGCACAGGTATGAGagaaaaagactaaaaacacaaGAGCACAGTCAGCagtgtgttattttgttgaGCAGTCTTATAGCAGCCGGGTAGAAGCTGTTACTGAACCTGACAGTGCTGCTACGCAGGCTGCTGTACCTCCTGCCTGAGGGCAAGAGGGAGAACAGTCTATTGCAGGGGTGAGTGGAGTCTCTCAGGATGCTGGTCGCTTTAGCCAGAAAGGTGCAcacttaaataaacaattcaatcaatcaatcaatcaattatagATTAAGCTACCAAGCTATacataaagtaattaaaatatgttacacataatacatcaataattaataataaaataatatattatttttattttattctgaatTGCATAATGAGTGCTTTTACTTTTGGTACTTAAAGTATGTTTTGATGCTTATGCTTGTGTACTTTCaataaaattttgaatgcaagatttttttcttgaaactTACCgaagtaaaagatctgagtaaTTCATCCACCACTGGTAAATTTAACATCAATATTCATGATCTCCAGAGGATGAAAAAATTCACATGAAATCCTAATCTGTACAGTTCATGTTTCTTGAATTGTTAATGACTGTGAATGTGAtgtctgctctctgtgtcagaATCCTTCGAGAGCCAGAGCTGGCCAGTGAGATCGATCACGAAGCGTTGGGAAAGCTGCTGCCTGAAAAGTTACTGGAACCTCTAAAGGAACAGTACCTGAACAAACAACAGGTAGATTCATTACATTTCTAGTTATGTATagcagtttttagttttagtttggtAGTTTTACTCAAATTTCAGGtctcatttttgtgttttttacactAGCAGCGATATCTAACAATCCAGATGTTTGCCAGTCAATGAGTATGATTAAAACTTCTGTGCAGAGTGAGATATCGCAGCAACTATGGGTCAGATTATCTAACTATGGGTTAGATTGTCATTACATTTGTCATTACATTTGTtgtggatattcatggtccccagtaGATGAATCTCAATGTTttacaatacagtacatacaactTTATTAATCTCACTAGGGGCAATTTGTTTGGGGCAGCTTGTTGTTAACACAGCacaattacataaaaataaataatgcaatatACAACAcaaaaggagtaaaaaaaaacacaaaggagCTGTATGTGGAATCCAAAAATAAGATAGATAAATAAACTTAATAGATGCAATAAAAAAGATCAGATAAAACATCTaccaacaatgacaatgctaaagAACATTTAGTAGTCGGATTGCAGAAGGAATGAACAATGAACATTCACTTGCTAGAACAAGCCCAGATGAAACTATAATACTTGTGGCTTTCTGGAGGATTTTAGTTGATCTAATCTTGAGCTCCAGCAACAGGCCACATTTTTCTGCCCTTTAGACAATAATCAGTTTTAATATGATTGTCCTGATGACATTTTCACTAGTGCCACCCTGATAGAATCATAGAAATTCATGCCTTAAACAAaaaagtagagtagagtagtAGAGTGTTATGTGTGTTAAAAGTAACAgctgcatgttgttttttgtacatcCAGAGTGAGCTGACGACTTGCATCGACCGCGTCCTGGAGGAAGCAAAACAAAAGTGGGATGACGGAGAGGAGCCGTCAAGAGAGGACGGCTGCTTCATCAGTCCTGTGGCCTATGATCTCATTCCGGTACAGTATTATCAacacaatataaacataattatcatttttaaatgcagtaattAATTTGTATCCTTTATCTGTCTTTAGCTCATCAATGGTATTGTGACTACAACTGTAAAAGTTGTGGGAGACCAAAGCAAGGCCCAGGATTTAACTTACCAACTGAAAGATTTACTACAAAGGTAACAAGATTGATTATTTGCTTCTAATACTGTTATTTATAAATGCAGTTAGTTCTATTCTTAATGATATCAACACTGCAGATGTGAAAATCAactgttttcattcaaataCAAACTCCTGCAGATTCAGGATCTTCCAAGACGACATCATGAAGCGAGGCAAACCGAACAGCAAGCCGTTCATCAAGGCCATACTCAGCTGTGTTGAACATTTCAGGtacttttctgacatttagaCAAACTAACagcttaaaggacgggttcacaatttttcaagtctgtcttaaaacaacagtcaggtgtccacatgaacagtgaaagaggttttcctcgctgtaatcattcctcctgttcatactggctattaaaagatctttcaaatgtgctttcaatgtaagtgatggaggccaaaatccacagtgtgtccacagagtcatttaaaagttgatgtgaagcttatatgaggcttcagcagtctgagttagtcatatcaagtggatatctgacacatttacagtctttttagcatcaaattctctctttgtgtttcctcggacagtgtttccctgttgagctgcagtggaagtatagtaacaaaaagacgaactttggcactaaaaagaagtttatctgaagcttcatattagcttcagataaacttttaaatacattttttcacagaagaagaactgtggtTTTTgacccccatcacttccattgtaatagtcggtatgaacaggaggaatgattacagcaagaaaaaaaactgtttcaatgttcatttgggcttctgactgttgttttaagacagaaataTTGTGCACCTATCCTTCACTATCACAATAAAATATTGCGGTGAGCTAATTTG
It contains:
- the LOC122998444 gene encoding tumor necrosis factor alpha-induced protein 2-like, coding for MSFRAKGEEPSSRPARGRWLRIEFQKLFRGNRAQAGPNTISVTDGHLSPGGKEPQNVIPTFEELLEANHLFEASQLLIEREEHLFGEITEAEALEHQEEEVDRLDADRRALKDLVVQILKQSLSTEVNAEALTSAVNAVCQEEEQDQQWKQRDGTPPAWRPSGWKKLHDSTLCSLVEERMDNTSSSPADQVEKSLHIRSMGRQLKQDLLWVVEVVKSCYPLELNICNSYARWYHQTFSARLKKIAEFGLDDKDCTSLLLWVNEYYPEILREPELASEIDHEALGKLLPEKLLEPLKEQYLNKQQSELTTCIDRVLEEAKQKWDDGEEPSREDGCFISPVAYDLIPLINGIVTTTVKVVGDQSKAQDLTYQLKDLLQRFRIFQDDIMKRGKPNSKPFIKAILSCVEHFRDFLIKKSDLFPEDVRESCLSVLMDMKQSAHMYLLSPVHKVLKPQYRKLGTSDWLNKSVFENLLVSTEREIQDLQGSAELCHQDLMGQLHQEVTAEYVKRLLKRKVKLKNKERQEKAYMTVKDNAESLHNLFVKMGSKEDWLKEILNNIAEVLKLQDLPAIKLQIVSLGTDYPDLSEKHVSALLKLKTNLTKANRKTVKAILSDTLKPANVVNARPFFSSIPVK